One part of the Algibacter sp. L1A34 genome encodes these proteins:
- a CDS encoding polysaccharide deacetylase family protein has protein sequence MTLTPVKTPFVVKKMFPNYIWDIATNKKIIYLTFDDGPTLEITNWTLDTLKKYNAKATFFCIGNNIEKNPEIFKDIIKHGHAIGNHTQNHAKGWKTSTVDYLSDVEQAEQNIQKEKPQQHTSTSKSVKLFRPPYGKIRSNQGKQIINLGYKIIMWDILSFDWEHKISKETCFKNVISKTKNGSIVVFHDSVKASRNMQYTLPKVLKHFSEQGFIFKSLDFKA, from the coding sequence ATGACCTTAACACCTGTAAAAACACCATTTGTTGTGAAAAAGATGTTCCCAAATTACATTTGGGACATCGCAACAAATAAGAAAATAATCTATCTCACTTTTGATGATGGTCCAACTCTAGAAATTACAAATTGGACATTAGATACCCTAAAAAAATATAACGCTAAAGCAACTTTTTTCTGCATAGGAAACAATATTGAAAAAAACCCCGAAATCTTTAAGGACATAATAAAACATGGTCATGCTATTGGTAATCATACCCAGAACCATGCAAAAGGCTGGAAAACTTCAACAGTAGATTATTTATCTGACGTTGAACAAGCTGAGCAAAACATTCAAAAAGAAAAACCTCAACAACACACTTCAACTTCTAAGAGCGTAAAATTATTTCGTCCGCCGTATGGCAAAATAAGGTCTAACCAAGGCAAACAAATTATTAACCTTGGTTATAAGATAATTATGTGGGATATTTTATCTTTCGATTGGGAACATAAAATAAGTAAAGAAACCTGCTTTAAAAACGTTATTTCTAAAACTAAAAATGGAAGTATCGTTGTTTTTCATGATAGCGTAAAAGCATCTAGAAATATGCAATATACACTTCCGAAGGTTTTAAAACATTTTAGCGAACAAGGTTTCATTTTTAAATCACTAGATTTTAAGGCTTAA